In Antennarius striatus isolate MH-2024 chromosome 10, ASM4005453v1, whole genome shotgun sequence, one DNA window encodes the following:
- the c1qtnf2 gene encoding complement C1q tumor necrosis factor-related protein 2 isoform X1 — protein sequence MLQICVMFCLLSVVLSQSTYALPKRARNITIHPSQLVCSLPGPVGPAGNPGPAGPQGAMGPMGSPGKDGPDGKDGWNGGKGDGGDPGRPGNQGKPGVKGREGVIGKAGPRGLRGLRGVPGVVGKQGQKGEQGDVGEQGAPGGCNCGKTARSAFSVAVTRSYPEERLPIRFNRILLNEGGHYNTSNGKFVCAIPGVYFFTYDITLANKHLAIGLVHNGQYKIKTFDANTGNHDVASGSTVLHLQRSDQVWLQIFYSEQNGLFFDPFWTDSTFTGFLIYADQTFLDGADREANAQDDS from the exons ATGCTCCAGATATGTGTGATGTTCTGCTTGCTGTCAGTTGTCCTCTCTCAGTCAACATATGCCTTACCCAAGAGAGCTCGCAACATCACCATCCACCCCTCACAGCTTGTCTGCAGTCTGCCAGGCCCAGTGGGGCCTGCAGGGAACCCCGGACCTGCTGGACCGCAAGGGGCCATGGGCCCAATGGGGTCCCCAGGGAAGGATGGCCCTGAtgggaaggatggatggaacgGGGGAAAAGGGGATGGAG GTGATCCAGGCAGGCCTGGGAACCAAGGCAAGCCAGGTGTGAAAGGCCGTGAAGGTGTCATAGGGAAGGCTGGACCGCGAGGACTGAGAGGGCTGCGAGGAGTGCCGGGGGTAGTAGGAAAACAAGGGCAAAAAGGAGAGCAAGGGGATGTGGGTGAGCAAGGAGCTCCTGGAGGCTGCAACTGTGGAAAGACAGCCCGCTCAGCCTTCTCTGTGGCGGTGACTAGGAGCTACCCAGAAGAACGACTGCCCATCCGCTTCAACAGAATCCTGTTGAATGAAGGGGGTCATTACAACACGAGCAATGGGAAGTTTGTCTGTGCCATTCCTGGGGTCTATTTTTTCACATATGATATCACTCTGGCAAATAAGCACCTGGCCATCGGCCTGGTCCACAATGGGCAGTACAAAATCAAGACATTTGATGCAAATACAGGGAACCATGACGTGGCATCTGGTTCAACTGTGCTCCACCTGCAGCGATCTGACCAGGTGTGGCTGCAGATCTTCTACTCCGAGCAGAACGGACTCTTCTTTGACCCTTTCTGGACAGACAGCACCTTCACTGGTTTTCTTATCTATGCTGACCAGACCTTTCTCGATGGGGCTGATAGAGAAGCTAATGCTCAGGATGACAGTTAA
- the c1qtnf2 gene encoding complement C1q tumor necrosis factor-related protein 2 isoform X2 produces MGPMGSPGKDGPDGKDGWNGGKGDGGDPGRPGNQGKPGVKGREGVIGKAGPRGLRGLRGVPGVVGKQGQKGEQGDVGEQGAPGGCNCGKTARSAFSVAVTRSYPEERLPIRFNRILLNEGGHYNTSNGKFVCAIPGVYFFTYDITLANKHLAIGLVHNGQYKIKTFDANTGNHDVASGSTVLHLQRSDQVWLQIFYSEQNGLFFDPFWTDSTFTGFLIYADQTFLDGADREANAQDDS; encoded by the exons ATGGGCCCAATGGGGTCCCCAGGGAAGGATGGCCCTGAtgggaaggatggatggaacgGGGGAAAAGGGGATGGAG GTGATCCAGGCAGGCCTGGGAACCAAGGCAAGCCAGGTGTGAAAGGCCGTGAAGGTGTCATAGGGAAGGCTGGACCGCGAGGACTGAGAGGGCTGCGAGGAGTGCCGGGGGTAGTAGGAAAACAAGGGCAAAAAGGAGAGCAAGGGGATGTGGGTGAGCAAGGAGCTCCTGGAGGCTGCAACTGTGGAAAGACAGCCCGCTCAGCCTTCTCTGTGGCGGTGACTAGGAGCTACCCAGAAGAACGACTGCCCATCCGCTTCAACAGAATCCTGTTGAATGAAGGGGGTCATTACAACACGAGCAATGGGAAGTTTGTCTGTGCCATTCCTGGGGTCTATTTTTTCACATATGATATCACTCTGGCAAATAAGCACCTGGCCATCGGCCTGGTCCACAATGGGCAGTACAAAATCAAGACATTTGATGCAAATACAGGGAACCATGACGTGGCATCTGGTTCAACTGTGCTCCACCTGCAGCGATCTGACCAGGTGTGGCTGCAGATCTTCTACTCCGAGCAGAACGGACTCTTCTTTGACCCTTTCTGGACAGACAGCACCTTCACTGGTTTTCTTATCTATGCTGACCAGACCTTTCTCGATGGGGCTGATAGAGAAGCTAATGCTCAGGATGACAGTTAA